Genomic window (Puniceicoccus vermicola):
CGGCTGCGAAAGAGGCGGAATTGAAGGTGAATCCGAAGATGGAATCACTTGGCAACTGACCAGACGTGGCTACAACCGAGAGATTCAATGGTCTGACGGATCAAAAACCCTGCAAAACTTTGTCGAGCGCCCCAGTCTCATACTAGACACTCAGGGCAAGCCCAGTCACTTTTGTGCAGCCACAGCGATTGGTTCGGATCTGGTGCAAGGCATTACTGAATCGTGGAACATGGTCATTCCACTCGGCTAATCAATACTGAGAGGGCCTAAAGGGATCTAATTGTAGTGCCTTCAGTCCACGTTCCTTGAACCGTTGTGCCGACCTTGGCCGCTTCGATCCCACTGGATTGCTGCATGAGGAAACCATGGAGAATATCAATCAATAACTTTCCCATAAGCCGGCGATTTTGGGTAATTCCGGCAGGATTGATATGCGGCTCATCACATGCAGTTAGACTCACGTAGCCAATATCGTTTGGAATCGAATAACCGTCTTCACGAAGCCATCGATAAATCACTTCATTTTTAGAAATAACAACATCCGGTTTCGTTTGCTTCAGCCACTTAAGGAACGTTGCCTTCTTCTCGTAATCCTTAAGATACAGCATGGGCAGTCGCTTCGACTGCGGGGCATTCTTCTGCTGTTCAAACATATGAGCCGCGGCCCAATGGTATTGCACTCGCTCAGCGGCCTCGTGCGGTAAGACCAGCCCGATCCGCTCATAACCACGTTCCATCAATTTTCGCCAAACCTGAGATATATCCCATAGATAATCCGGACTAATATAGTGAAAATCGGGAAGTGAAAACGGTTGCTCAATCGTAATGGTTGAAAACTTACTCCAATCAACGTCCAGAGTTTTCTCGGGATTACATAGTGGTGCAATGACCAAGCCCCGAATTCCCCGGGAATATAGAATATCAGATAGTCGCCGGTCACTGATCGACTGTTTGACCGTCCGAAATACTTCCAATTGATAGCCATATTTCGAGCAACTCTCTCTAGCCCCATCCAACAAAAGGGAGGCTGATGCGAATTCAGCCCAATCATGCACTGCGGGCCAATTATCCAGAATGGCAATTGTCGCAAACTCCTTGCGCGAGTGACGCCGTGTTCGATAAGCGGAGAGCGCTGTCATCGCTGGGTCGGCGACATATCCCATCTCCGTCGCTTTGGACAGGATCCTCTTCCTTGTTTTGTCTGAGACACCGGGTTGATTTCTCAAGGCAAGCGAAACTGCCATCGGGCTGACCCCGATGCTTTTCGCTATATCTTTGATGCGTATGCGTTGCTCCAAACGAGCCATAGGTTACTTAAATCGGTCTGTATCAGTCAATCCACAAGCAGACGAGAATGTATAAGCTTTTATCATGAACCGTCTGATACAAACGGTCGAAATCTATCGAACTAGCTTAACCCGCCCCCAAGTGCTTGGGTCACTCGATGCTCGAGCATCACCATTCCAAATAATTTGTCGAACGCGGCGATGCCCCGCAGTGCTATCGTCAACCGCCACATCGAACATCAGCTCAAGTCCTTCTTCCGGCCGCAGATTCAAATAGTCCCAACGAACGGCCATTTCAATCGAATACCCTTTTCCATTCACGTCATCGACCAAGACGAGTTCACCCCATTCTCGGGTTTCCCCTTCAGGCAGAACAATCGCTTCAGCTAAGTTAGAATGTATCATAAACTGACGATCAGAAAGTCGACGAGCTATCACCTCCTCATCGCTGGCGGGACCAATAAAAAATTCCACACAGTCCGCATCCCAAGAACGATGGAGCGGCTGAGCATTCTGTCGTGGCGTAGTATCATTTACATGCACAAAGAAGTAGAAATACTTTTCATCCCAAGCGACCCGAAAATCAGCAAAGAATTCCGGATCTTCCACCCCATAAGTAATTCGGCTCGAACTGATCGGTTCTCCGGGGACTCCGGGCCAATCATTGATCAAGCCATCCAGTTGAACTTTACCTGGGACGTGGGGTGCTGCCACCATTTTGCTGCGATCCCGCTGATCATAGATAAAGCGAGGGTCATCAAATTGATAGGGAGCTTTTTCTCCCATCATGACCTTATAAATGTCACGGTGAGTCTGATAGGCATACTGCATCAATGTTTTGTAAGGACGATCAACAACATTGATTAAGCCTGTGTTGGCAGCTTCACCGTTCAGCTTTTGGAAAAAGCGCCCCGTCAAAGACTGGTCTAAGTAGGTGAACCACTGCTGACCAACCACATAAGGAAGTGTTGCTGCATTTTCAACATAATGCCGATAGGCCATTCCACGCTCCTCCTGACTATCTACCTCACGTCCTCCAATCGCTCCCTGAGTCGATGCCGAGAAGAACCACTCACTTAAGATCAGAGGTCGCCCACCGGTCAGTCGGTGAACACGACTCAGGAAATTAGGATCAAGACCAAATGTGTAGTAATTCACACTAATCACATCCATATATTTTCCACTCACCTCGAGCACATCACGGTTGCTACAGGTGCTGGGCATCAGCCGGTCGCCGAGTAACAGGTGGTTCGGATCATACTCCCGAAAGAGACGAGTCACAGTGCCAAAATACGCTTCAAGAAAGTGCCGCAAGTAAGCGGACATGTCACGGTAAGCCGATTCCGTTGTTGGCATCAGCTTGACATCCAGTAAGCTGTCGAAGTCCTGAAAATCATTCTCTGGCTCCCACGCCTTATTGAATGCATCGATGGTTGCATACTTTTCCCGCAGTAGCTTCACCATTTCTACCTTGGCCGGGTGGGAACCATTCAGCGCCGGCACGATCCTCGGGATATCCTGATAATTCGCCTCGTTGCCGAGGAAATAACCGATAATCAGGGGGTTCTCTGCCTCCGGCGCAACATAGCGACGAAAAGCATCCCTTAAGTTAGCCTCCACATTTTCAGCGAATGGATCGAATACAGTCGCTTTTAAGCCCGGCACTTTAGCCAGCTCACCAAAAGCAAAGGAATTGAGCATCACAGAATATGGAAACTCTTCTTCGGCATAGGCATCGGTGATCTCAGCCCAAGCACCTGCGCTGTTAAAACCAATCTTTCGCAGTCGTTTTATCGCTTCTCTGGACCAGTCCAAATAATTGAATTCTTTTTCATTCTTACGAATCCAATTAGCCCGATAAAATGAAAAATTCGATGGGTTCTGTCGAAAGAATGCCGATTTGTATTCGCTATTGAATGACGGTAACCAATCATAAATCTCTTCACGTCCGGTAACAAAGGTTGCATCGTCATGTGATTGAATTCCGCAGACACCCAATTGAAAGAACAGATTTCCTTTAGGATCGACCATGACTTTTCGCCCCTGCCACTCATCCACCCGAAAAAAACCGGTAGCTTCCAAACGGACCGCATCATCACCTCCATATACGCTGCGGTTTAACTCTGGGTAGGATTCATAATATTGACGGTCAGCTTCGATGTCGGACTTCAATTCATCGACAGATTGGACCTTATCCGAATAGTCTAATGCTTTCAATTGACCAAAAGCATCCAAAATTGCGACATCCGAATCGCTTGTGGCGCGGACCGAGGCCAATTCAATTGTAAATTCGTCCTCGTGCCCCTTTTTGAGCTGTCTTAATTCGTAAGTATACTGATAACGACTCCAACCATACTGACGATTGTCTTGTAACACCTGTAAACCTTTCGTCGTTTCAAACTGCACACCACTACCGTTCGGCGATAGTATCGAAAACGACTCTCCCATGGTTTGGTAGCGCGCTTGCTCTAACTTTTTCGGGAACAAGCGGGGTGCATCATCCCCCAAGACAAATGACCAGCCATTGCCATAAAATAAAGGCAGGAGAACTGCGATGCGAAACCCGTTGTAATTCACCTCGGGGAATTCGTTAATCTGATAGTGAAGCTCCGCGCGTGCTGCATCCAGTGAAATTTCTACTTCTGCGCCTCCTGGATATTGAATCAGTGCTGATTTGGAGTTCTGAATACTAAAGTTGCCTTCAATCCGCCCACCGGCGTTATCAATAATATAGGGACCCTCAATGTTGAAAGTCTCTACACCATCTAACTCAACTTGAATGCCATCCTGCGTTATCTCTATATAGGGTTGATCTGCAGCCGCAAGAGTCTGAATCCGAAATAGAAGTAATAGTAGGATCGTAAATAGTCTCAATGTAGACATGACTAATCTTTTTACGCATCTCCACGATACGTGTATATTCTTTGTAAGAACTGGTGATGACAAGGCTTTAGACTTTACGCCGTCTCATCAAACGTTGTGCCGCCATCAATACGACCAAACCAAAGATCGCTTGCGTCGATGGTTCAGGAATACTTGTCACATTCAAAACAAGTTGTGATCCATCAATACTGAAATTACCATCAATCCCGCCGGCTCCAAGAAGGAAGTCCGAGGCATCGACTCCCAAAGCACTGGCTGAGGTCCAATCAAGCAATACATAACTGCCCAGAGAAGCACCCTCATCCAGCAATACATTCACGATTGTCTCTCCACTGGAATTCCCAGTCAAGGTGCCTCCAGTCAAAAGAATCAGGTCCGAAACCGTTCCGAGGTCAAAGGTGAGTTCCGCGCCACCGCTAGCTGCGAGGTTTAAACCGTTGGCGAGTGTCAATGTTCCAGCAGTCCCATTGCCACCCGCAGCGATGATCGCCCCACTGTTGGCGGTCACTTCACCCCCAATGCTACCATAACCTGCGAGCATAGCTCCATCATTCAGGGTCACCCCCCCTGTGGCCGCAGATTGATTTCCATTGATCTGCAATATTCCCGCATTTACAATTGTCGTCCCGGTATAGGTGTTATCACCACTCAGAATCTGAGTCCCACTTCCTGACTTCACCAAATTGAGAGTATTCCCGGCAGCACCATTGGATAAGACCCCGGTGAACTCTGATTCGCTACTACTATTAATAGTTAAAATGCCACTCGTTCCAGTGCCCGTATCCGTTGCGGCAACCGAACCGGATCCAGATAAACCCGTTGCTGATACGCCCCAAGTTCCGGAAAGACCACTGCGAGCTACATAAAGTGTACCATCTACATTGAGTGAATTCAAAGTAGCACTCGGTGAGAATACATTC
Coding sequences:
- a CDS encoding sugar-binding protein, which codes for MSTLRLFTILLLLLFRIQTLAAADQPYIEITQDGIQVELDGVETFNIEGPYIIDNAGGRIEGNFSIQNSKSALIQYPGGAEVEISLDAARAELHYQINEFPEVNYNGFRIAVLLPLFYGNGWSFVLGDDAPRLFPKKLEQARYQTMGESFSILSPNGSGVQFETTKGLQVLQDNRQYGWSRYQYTYELRQLKKGHEDEFTIELASVRATSDSDVAILDAFGQLKALDYSDKVQSVDELKSDIEADRQYYESYPELNRSVYGGDDAVRLEATGFFRVDEWQGRKVMVDPKGNLFFQLGVCGIQSHDDATFVTGREEIYDWLPSFNSEYKSAFFRQNPSNFSFYRANWIRKNEKEFNYLDWSREAIKRLRKIGFNSAGAWAEITDAYAEEEFPYSVMLNSFAFGELAKVPGLKATVFDPFAENVEANLRDAFRRYVAPEAENPLIIGYFLGNEANYQDIPRIVPALNGSHPAKVEMVKLLREKYATIDAFNKAWEPENDFQDFDSLLDVKLMPTTESAYRDMSAYLRHFLEAYFGTVTRLFREYDPNHLLLGDRLMPSTCSNRDVLEVSGKYMDVISVNYYTFGLDPNFLSRVHRLTGGRPLILSEWFFSASTQGAIGGREVDSQEERGMAYRHYVENAATLPYVVGQQWFTYLDQSLTGRFFQKLNGEAANTGLINVVDRPYKTLMQYAYQTHRDIYKVMMGEKAPYQFDDPRFIYDQRDRSKMVAAPHVPGKVQLDGLINDWPGVPGEPISSSRITYGVEDPEFFADFRVAWDEKYFYFFVHVNDTTPRQNAQPLHRSWDADCVEFFIGPASDEEVIARRLSDRQFMIHSNLAEAIVLPEGETREWGELVLVDDVNGKGYSIEMAVRWDYLNLRPEEGLELMFDVAVDDSTAGHRRVRQIIWNGDARASSDPSTWGRVKLVR
- a CDS encoding LacI family DNA-binding transcriptional regulator, whose translation is MARLEQRIRIKDIAKSIGVSPMAVSLALRNQPGVSDKTRKRILSKATEMGYVADPAMTALSAYRTRRHSRKEFATIAILDNWPAVHDWAEFASASLLLDGARESCSKYGYQLEVFRTVKQSISDRRLSDILYSRGIRGLVIAPLCNPEKTLDVDWSKFSTITIEQPFSLPDFHYISPDYLWDISQVWRKLMERGYERIGLVLPHEAAERVQYHWAAAHMFEQQKNAPQSKRLPMLYLKDYEKKATFLKWLKQTKPDVVISKNEVIYRWLREDGYSIPNDIGYVSLTACDEPHINPAGITQNRRLMGKLLIDILHGFLMQQSSGIEAAKVGTTVQGTWTEGTTIRSL
- a CDS encoding beta strand repeat-containing protein; translation: MKNAIAITPFLRPSVLLAAFLSSLTVNATDFNWTANGGTAGWAAGANWDQGALIPGVSDNIVGFTNTDGYNAISMGGSRSTNSITVTGATTGSGALAFLSYAANSNLSITSSLTINQANGGYFTLVNGSANGTVFASMGSLNVLQGTANFGVSGNADKFLSSLNVSGATSVSSGAVMNVFSPSATLNSLNVDGTLYVARSGLSGTWGVSATGLSGSGSVAATDTGTGTSGILTINSSSESEFTGVLSNGAAGNTLNLVKSGSGTQILSGDNTYTGTTIVNAGILQINGNQSAATGGVTLNDGAMLAGYGSIGGEVTANSGAIIAAGGNGTAGTLTLANGLNLAASGGAELTFDLGTVSDLILLTGGTLTGNSSGETIVNVLLDEGASLGSYVLLDWTSASALGVDASDFLLGAGGIDGNFSIDGSQLVLNVTSIPEPSTQAIFGLVVLMAAQRLMRRRKV